ATAATCGATAGGAGAATTGAATGAGAATTGACAAATATTTAACCGGTTTATTGATCCTGGCTGCCTTGGGATCTTCTTTAATATCTGGCAGTGTTTCTGCTAAAGAATACTTTACTGTCAAAAATAACGTGCTCGAACGCCCGACGGGATTTCGCGAGTGGGTATACGTAGGCACGCCTCTCACCCCAAATGATATGAATAACGGAAAGGCCAACTTCCAAGAATTTCATACCGTTTACATTGACCCGGAGAGCTGGGAGCACTGGAAAAAGACCGGTAAAATTCGGGACGGCGCCATACTAATTAAGGAGATGACCAGTGTCGGCAAGGTTGCAGCAAGCGGGAAGGGTTATTTCATGGGTGATTTCATTGGCCTGGAAGCGACAATAAAAAGCAAGCGCGAATTTCCCAATGAACCTGGCAACTGGGCTTATTTCAGCTTTACTAACGAAGACCACAAATCTATAAAAAAGACTGCGAACTTGGAACCAACGGCGAATTGCAACGGCTGTCACGAGGCGTCCGCGCAAGATGACTTTGTATTCACGCAATATTATCCTGTTCTCCGTGCCGGAAAGGCGAACGCGGAGAATGCGGTCGGAGGAAAATAAAATGAATCGCTTGAAAGAGAATACATATCCGTATCGAAACGAACACATCGCTGTTTTGTTGTCCGCAGTTTTGTTTACGGTGGCGTTGCTGACACATGCTGGAACAGCGATAGCCGACAAGGGGGATTTTTCCTTATATGTCGACAAGTCAGGCAACATCCGTCTGCCCGATGATTTTCGGCTGTCAATGACCCATTTGGGTTCCTGGTTTGTCCCAGAAGGCGAGGCAAGTGGTTTTCACGATGTCTACACAGAACCGGAAACGGCGAAGACCTATCGCAAAACCGGGAAATTTCCGGACGGCGCAACCCTGGTCAAGGAATTGCGTTCGTCAACTGCAGGCACATACACCACGGGCAACAATGTCAGCCATGCGACAGGTGACGTCAAGCAGTGGTTTGTAATGATCAAGGATACCAAAGCCCGTTTTCCCAACAATCCTGTCTGGGGCGATGGCTGGGGTTGGGCGCTGATTAAAACCGACAGCTCAAATCGAAGCGTAACCACTAATTACCGTACTGAATGTCTCCCCTGTCATATGCCAGCAAAAAACACCGATTGGATCTACGTCGAAGGCTACCCAACGCTAAGCAAACCTGATCGGTAATATTCCGGAAAAGTGTGCTAACACTATCGCTCTACCAGAGGCCGGTTGATTCGTGCCTGTCAAAGGCTGAATGTACACCCCAATAGGAGCGGCAGGATAAGGAAGATCAGGATTAGTCAGATGTATTAGGGACTGCAGAATTGACAAATAGGCTATCCCGATGTATTAAAGAAAACTTGAAAAAGCGTCGTCGGAAAGCGGCAAGGGTGTCATGATCCGGATGGGAGTCGGCGGCAATGTAGCGGAAGGCAACCGAGTCGTGGCCCGCTCGATCTTGCGGCTGGCAAACAACCCAGTGGCGTAGCCGTAGATGAGCAGGGATAGCAGCAGCGAAGGGTGGTACGAGGCGCTTCCCGTGCTGCGGTACGCCGAAACAAATCGGGTGAGATCAAACTCCTCCACCGTCTCCACCACAAACCGCGCCAGATGTTTCTCCGGCAGCCAGTTGTTCATCGACGGCGGGAACAAGTAATCAGTTTGGCGGTTGATGGGGCGAAAACTCATGGTCGAAGGCTCACAATACTTGGATATGATTGTCCCCTATTCTCGGTCAGTAAGTCCGACAGCCTGCTAGGCTGGGAAAACCTCAGCAACAGGCTTCTTAAAATAGGAAATTTGTATCAGGATGCAGAGAGCCTCCTTGACACCATGTCAAGGGTATTCAGCCCGCGAACCATCCTCCGCCCAATGCTTTATAAAGCTGAACGACAGATACCAGATGGAAGCGGTGCGTTGCGGTGAGGGCAAATTCGGCGTTGAACAGGTTGCGTTTGGCAAGGAGCACGTCCACATAGCTCGTAATCCCTCCCTTGTAGCGCAGGTCGGACACATGCAAAGCTGAGCGCAGCGCTTCGACTTGCTCCTGCTGCGCCTTGCGTTGCTCATTAACGGTACGAATCGCCACCAGGGCATCTTCAACCTCCTTGAATGCGACCAGGATGGTTTGTTCGTATTGAGCCAATACCTGCCTCGCCTGGGCTTCCGCCGCCCGCTGCTCGAAACCCAGGCTCTGCGCGTTCAGCAACGGCCCTGCCAACCCGAGTCCGCCTGCGCCGAATTCGCTTCCGGAGAGCAAAAGCTTCGACAGTGCCGGACTCGCTACCCCCAGGAAGCCGGTAATCGAAAGCTTTGGGAACCGCGCAGCTTTTGCCATTCCGATTCTCGCCGTAGCTGCCGCAAGCGTTTGCTCCGCCTGTAGAATATCCGGACGTCGCTGCAACAGCTCGGAAGGAAGGCCGGTCGGTACTTCGGGCGGCATGA
The nucleotide sequence above comes from Bacteroidota bacterium. Encoded proteins:
- a CDS encoding cytochrome P460 family protein; the protein is MNRLKENTYPYRNEHIAVLLSAVLFTVALLTHAGTAIADKGDFSLYVDKSGNIRLPDDFRLSMTHLGSWFVPEGEASGFHDVYTEPETAKTYRKTGKFPDGATLVKELRSSTAGTYTTGNNVSHATGDVKQWFVMIKDTKARFPNNPVWGDGWGWALIKTDSSNRSVTTNYRTECLPCHMPAKNTDWIYVEGYPTLSKPDR
- a CDS encoding cytochrome P460 family protein, with the protein product MRIDKYLTGLLILAALGSSLISGSVSAKEYFTVKNNVLERPTGFREWVYVGTPLTPNDMNNGKANFQEFHTVYIDPESWEHWKKTGKIRDGAILIKEMTSVGKVAASGKGYFMGDFIGLEATIKSKREFPNEPGNWAYFSFTNEDHKSIKKTANLEPTANCNGCHEASAQDDFVFTQYYPVLRAGKANAENAVGGK